One Halostagnicola kamekurae DNA segment encodes these proteins:
- a CDS encoding DUF7344 domain-containing protein: MPSTDGQSISRETAYSILSKSRRRRLLALLFEREEGSLETFGRKIAAKECDEPPSTVPEGIYTRVVTALVHCHIPRLVDHGLVEYDRETRTVSLEAAARDRFPFRLTQGQFFPPAN, translated from the coding sequence ATGCCTTCCACCGACGGCCAGTCGATCAGTCGGGAAACAGCCTACAGCATCCTTTCGAAATCCCGGCGACGACGACTCCTCGCACTGCTTTTCGAACGCGAAGAGGGATCGCTCGAGACGTTCGGCCGAAAAATCGCGGCCAAAGAGTGCGACGAACCGCCGAGTACCGTTCCGGAGGGGATCTACACTCGGGTCGTGACGGCACTGGTCCACTGTCACATCCCGCGTCTCGTCGACCACGGGCTGGTCGAGTACGACCGGGAGACGCGAACGGTATCGCTCGAGGCGGCGGCTCGGGACCGGTTCCCGTTTCGGCTCACGCAGGGGCAGTTTTTTCCCCCGGCGAACTGA
- a CDS encoding cytochrome ubiquinol oxidase subunit I encodes MIDPVLASRLQFAVAITIHILFAALSIGLGPYLVYFTVQEVRTGEERYRKLREFWTNVFAVGFVMGTVTGIPMGFLFGTNFSAFSTVAGELIGGPLSFEAKMAFFLEAIFLGILLFGRERVSGWFYALSSFFVALGAWLSAFWILVVNSWMQTPRGYELASHDGTEIVQMTDPLAAFFNPRFPWMFVHMQNAAIISVTLLVAGVAAYFLWQNRDSEAWQTAFRVAIVVLILTSVFQVVQGDMYGEHVAETQPQKFAAMEAQYETERGADLHLIAVPTTLDGFTDPRADNLYKVSIPHLASFLASGGDPGAEVTGLNDIEYESPPVAIVFWSFRLMVGLGFWFVGLGVWGAYNRLRGKLTESPRYLLAMMLSAPLGFVALVTGWYVTEIGRQPWIIQGVLRTSDGVTPALNGLEATLSLVGVTVGYLVLLALFLYIGRGIVASEREDVLERSGPTDEPDRPDPTEVTADD; translated from the coding sequence ATGATCGATCCCGTCCTGGCGAGTCGCCTGCAGTTCGCCGTCGCGATCACGATCCACATCCTCTTTGCCGCGCTGTCGATCGGCCTCGGGCCGTACCTGGTGTATTTCACCGTCCAGGAGGTCCGGACCGGAGAGGAGCGCTACCGAAAGCTCAGGGAGTTCTGGACCAACGTCTTCGCCGTCGGCTTCGTGATGGGGACGGTGACCGGCATCCCGATGGGCTTTCTGTTCGGCACCAACTTCTCTGCGTTCTCGACGGTCGCGGGGGAGCTCATCGGCGGCCCGCTCTCGTTCGAGGCCAAGATGGCCTTTTTCCTCGAGGCGATCTTCCTCGGAATCCTGCTGTTCGGCCGCGAGCGGGTCTCCGGCTGGTTCTACGCGCTCTCGTCGTTTTTCGTCGCCCTCGGCGCGTGGCTCTCGGCCTTCTGGATCCTCGTCGTCAACTCGTGGATGCAGACGCCGCGAGGGTACGAACTCGCCAGTCACGACGGCACCGAAATCGTTCAGATGACCGACCCGCTCGCCGCGTTTTTCAATCCGCGATTCCCGTGGATGTTCGTCCACATGCAGAACGCGGCGATCATCTCGGTCACGCTGCTGGTCGCCGGCGTCGCCGCGTACTTCCTCTGGCAGAACCGCGACTCGGAGGCCTGGCAGACGGCGTTTCGAGTCGCGATCGTGGTCCTGATACTCACCTCGGTCTTTCAGGTCGTTCAGGGCGATATGTACGGCGAGCACGTCGCCGAGACCCAGCCACAGAAGTTCGCCGCGATGGAAGCCCAGTACGAAACCGAACGCGGCGCCGACTTGCATCTCATCGCGGTCCCGACGACGCTCGATGGGTTCACCGATCCGCGGGCCGACAACCTCTACAAGGTAAGCATCCCGCACCTCGCGTCGTTCCTCGCCAGCGGGGGTGATCCGGGGGCGGAGGTGACCGGGCTGAACGACATCGAGTACGAGTCGCCGCCGGTCGCGATCGTCTTCTGGTCGTTCAGACTCATGGTCGGGCTCGGGTTCTGGTTCGTCGGCCTCGGCGTCTGGGGGGCGTACAACCGACTCCGGGGCAAACTGACCGAGAGCCCGCGATACCTCCTCGCGATGATGCTCTCGGCACCGCTCGGGTTCGTCGCGCTCGTCACCGGCTGGTACGTCACCGAGATCGGTCGCCAGCCGTGGATCATCCAGGGCGTGCTCCGGACGAGCGACGGCGTCACGCCCGCGCTGAACGGGCTCGAGGCGACGCTCTCGCTCGTCGGCGTCACCGTCGGCTACCTCGTCTTGCTCGCGCTCTTCCTGTACATCGGTCGAGGGATCGTCGCGTCGGAACGCGAGGACGTCCTCGAGCGATCCGGTCCGACCGACGAGCCGGATCGCCCCGATCCGACGGAGGTGACCGCGGATGACTGA
- a CDS encoding DUF7344 domain-containing protein produces the protein MNSDTTNAEQGSGDGSLPPNTIFDLLLDRRRRHALYFLSRRVGAVSIEELADGIAHREGTHRPDDRERISTGLHHIHLPKLVEAKVVSYDPVTERVERLPACDRLDPYLELAETDDLVHSRE, from the coding sequence ATGAACTCAGATACCACGAACGCCGAGCAAGGAAGCGGCGACGGGTCCCTCCCGCCGAACACAATCTTCGACCTGTTGCTCGACCGACGGAGACGCCACGCGCTGTATTTTCTCTCCCGGCGAGTCGGGGCGGTGTCGATCGAGGAACTCGCCGACGGGATCGCCCACCGCGAGGGCACCCACCGTCCGGACGACCGCGAGCGCATCAGCACGGGACTGCACCACATCCACCTGCCGAAACTGGTCGAAGCGAAGGTCGTCTCGTACGATCCGGTCACCGAACGAGTCGAGCGACTACCCGCCTGCGATCGGCTTGACCCTTACCTCGAGTTGGCCGAGACCGACGACCTCGTCCACTCCCGCGAGTGA
- a CDS encoding sodium:solute symporter family protein, protein MSLAIQLGIIVGYLLLALAIGLLAYRLTDRTAEDFYLASRTVGTVVLLFTTFATLLSAFTFFAGPNMAYAWGPEWILVMGLMDGIIFAVLWYVVGYKQWLLGQRYDYVTLGEMLGDRFASSGLRGLVAGISLVWLFPYVMLQQVGAGTALEALTDGAVSYAMGAGLLTVFMICYVVVAGFRGVAWTDTLQGAFMLVTTWLAFAWVLVAVGGLEAATGTLGDSPATAEFLALGSANYTPQWMLSTAITIGFGVAMFPQVNQRFFVAGSKRVVKRSFALWPILCVLLFVPSFLLGVWARGLGLEMGESGNILPVVLNEYTPVWFAAVVVAGAMAAMMSSSDSMLLSGSSYFTRDLYRPFVEADLSDRREDLIARAGVVCFAVATFLASLYNPATLFELGDAAFGGFAQLALPVILALYWRGTTRSGLIAGIAGSQAFYLSSLFVPPLPGSYAGWTAGVVGMLLGAALTVAVSWATASTVADRRSRYFDISSDD, encoded by the coding sequence GTGAGCCTCGCGATCCAACTGGGTATCATCGTCGGCTACCTGCTGCTCGCGCTGGCGATCGGTCTCCTCGCGTATCGACTGACCGACCGGACCGCCGAGGACTTCTACCTGGCGAGTCGAACCGTCGGGACCGTCGTCCTCCTGTTTACGACCTTCGCGACGCTGCTCTCTGCGTTCACCTTCTTCGCGGGGCCGAACATGGCCTACGCGTGGGGCCCGGAGTGGATCCTCGTGATGGGACTCATGGACGGAATCATCTTCGCCGTCCTCTGGTACGTCGTCGGCTACAAACAGTGGCTGCTGGGCCAGCGCTACGACTACGTCACGCTCGGGGAGATGCTCGGCGACCGGTTCGCCTCGAGCGGCCTCCGCGGACTCGTCGCCGGAATCAGCCTCGTCTGGCTCTTTCCGTACGTCATGCTCCAGCAGGTCGGCGCTGGGACGGCCCTCGAGGCGCTGACCGACGGCGCGGTATCCTACGCGATGGGTGCCGGACTGCTCACGGTGTTTATGATCTGCTACGTCGTCGTCGCGGGCTTTCGCGGCGTCGCCTGGACCGACACGCTCCAGGGTGCGTTCATGCTCGTAACGACCTGGCTCGCGTTCGCGTGGGTGCTCGTCGCCGTCGGCGGCCTCGAGGCGGCGACCGGAACGCTCGGCGACTCGCCGGCGACGGCGGAGTTCCTCGCGCTCGGCAGCGCCAACTACACGCCACAGTGGATGCTCTCGACGGCGATTACGATCGGCTTCGGCGTCGCGATGTTCCCGCAGGTGAACCAGCGGTTTTTCGTCGCGGGGTCCAAACGGGTCGTCAAACGCTCGTTCGCGCTCTGGCCGATCCTCTGTGTCCTGCTTTTCGTCCCGTCGTTCCTGCTCGGCGTCTGGGCGCGGGGACTCGGCCTCGAGATGGGCGAGAGCGGGAACATCCTCCCGGTCGTCCTGAACGAGTACACGCCGGTCTGGTTCGCCGCGGTCGTCGTCGCCGGCGCGATGGCGGCGATGATGTCATCCTCAGACTCGATGTTGCTTTCGGGCTCGTCCTATTTCACGCGAGACCTCTACCGGCCGTTTGTCGAGGCCGACCTCTCGGATCGACGCGAGGACCTGATCGCCCGCGCGGGCGTCGTCTGCTTCGCCGTCGCGACCTTCCTCGCGAGCCTCTACAACCCCGCGACGCTGTTCGAACTCGGGGATGCGGCCTTCGGCGGATTCGCGCAACTCGCGTTGCCGGTGATACTGGCTCTCTACTGGCGCGGGACGACCAGATCCGGCCTCATCGCGGGTATCGCCGGGAGTCAGGCGTTTTACCTCTCGAGTCTGTTCGTCCCACCGCTGCCCGGGAGCTACGCGGGGTGGACGGCCGGCGTCGTCGGCATGCTCCTCGGGGCCGCGCTCACCGTCGCCGTCTCGTGGGCGACCGCCTCGACCGTCGCGGACCGCCGATCACGATACTTCGACATCTCGAGCGACGACTGA
- a CDS encoding ArsR/SmtB family transcription factor — MARLFPLRSDAQSAGDEPRVVDLEDEDADAVFGALSSSTAREIYSRLAEEPGTPSDVAEAVDSSIQNVRYHLEKLEDAGLVEVVDTWYSSRGNEMSVYATADGPLIVTSDESTASKVRTALSRFLGGVGALAAGSLLVQYGLQRYATPGIGADAGAAGGSDGSSGGDAGGSGGDVETMDDRSGDDSSSSDGGTTSDDSTADGGDGGEIGATQHDGSNGSDDTGGETGSASGDGSDTVGTADHTGGGPGTGEHEVADDGGILGDVFGDNVAETVDAVFSSVPPGLLFFLGGLSVLICVTVYWYWRSY; from the coding sequence ATGGCCCGACTGTTCCCCCTGCGATCCGACGCTCAATCCGCCGGGGACGAACCGCGGGTCGTCGACCTCGAGGACGAGGACGCCGACGCAGTCTTCGGCGCGCTCTCTTCTTCGACCGCCCGCGAGATCTACTCGAGGCTGGCCGAGGAACCCGGCACCCCGAGCGACGTCGCGGAGGCGGTCGACTCCTCGATCCAGAACGTCCGCTACCATCTGGAAAAGCTCGAGGACGCGGGCCTCGTCGAGGTCGTCGACACCTGGTACTCCTCCCGGGGCAACGAGATGAGCGTCTACGCGACTGCCGACGGGCCGCTGATCGTCACGAGCGACGAGTCGACCGCCTCGAAGGTTCGGACCGCCCTCTCGCGGTTTCTCGGCGGAGTTGGCGCGCTCGCGGCCGGAAGCCTGCTCGTCCAGTACGGCCTCCAGCGGTACGCGACGCCGGGGATCGGAGCCGACGCGGGAGCCGCGGGGGGAAGCGACGGCAGTTCCGGCGGCGACGCCGGGGGCTCCGGCGGGGACGTCGAAACGATGGACGATCGGTCGGGCGACGACAGCTCCTCGAGCGATGGCGGAACGACGAGCGACGATTCGACGGCCGACGGCGGAGACGGCGGCGAAATCGGAGCCACACAACACGACGGCTCCAACGGAAGCGACGACACAGGCGGCGAGACTGGCTCCGCATCCGGCGATGGGAGCGATACCGTCGGCACCGCCGACCACACGGGCGGTGGCCCCGGTACGGGCGAACACGAGGTCGCCGACGACGGGGGCATCCTCGGTGACGTATTCGGCGACAATGTGGCCGAAACCGTCGACGCGGTGTTCTCGAGCGTACCGCCGGGATTGCTCTTTTTCCTGGGCGGACTGTCAGTGCTGATCTGCGTGACGGTCTACTGGTACTGGCGGTCCTACTGA
- a CDS encoding HFX_2341 family transcriptional regulator, with protein MQTHIVPVGFDYDRLIAPLVRDQIDVDRVVLLEGAVGSEANVEYSRHLSSKLEADFENLLGASTDRFVLENVYDYDAAFEQAYDLITNELDCGNEVWVNIAAMPRTVSFAFANAAHSLMVERQEEREQIHTYYTAPEKYLETELAEELRRQATLLEELLEEADDTRRTDAGRSPSAVDDDRIEERLESARDLLAEFDERGTTIGAKEIDGSHIVELPVASFSNVKPFEEFILYKLGEDGEFDSVSELAEALARELNEEYTDSFRSKVIYNVDRLGPGGKGYIEREEHGKSYRTRLSRIGELWVRSHSNDVLSE; from the coding sequence ATGCAAACGCACATCGTCCCGGTCGGGTTCGACTACGACCGGCTGATCGCGCCGCTGGTCCGCGATCAGATCGACGTCGACCGGGTCGTCCTCCTCGAGGGGGCGGTCGGCAGCGAGGCCAACGTAGAGTACTCGAGACACCTCTCTAGCAAGCTCGAGGCGGATTTCGAGAATTTGCTCGGCGCGAGCACCGATCGGTTCGTCCTCGAGAACGTCTACGACTACGACGCGGCGTTCGAGCAGGCCTACGACCTGATAACGAACGAGCTCGACTGCGGAAACGAGGTCTGGGTCAATATCGCCGCGATGCCCCGGACCGTGAGCTTCGCGTTCGCGAACGCGGCCCACTCGCTGATGGTCGAGCGCCAGGAGGAACGCGAGCAGATCCACACCTACTATACGGCCCCCGAGAAGTACCTCGAGACCGAACTCGCCGAGGAGCTGCGCCGGCAGGCGACGCTGCTCGAGGAACTCCTCGAGGAAGCCGACGACACCCGCCGAACCGACGCGGGACGGTCCCCGTCGGCGGTCGACGACGACCGGATCGAGGAACGACTCGAGAGCGCTCGCGACCTGCTCGCGGAGTTCGACGAGCGGGGGACGACGATCGGTGCGAAAGAGATCGACGGCTCGCACATCGTCGAACTCCCGGTGGCGTCGTTTTCGAACGTCAAGCCCTTCGAGGAGTTCATCCTCTACAAACTCGGCGAGGACGGCGAGTTCGACTCCGTCTCGGAACTGGCCGAGGCGCTGGCTCGAGAGCTAAACGAGGAGTACACCGACAGCTTTCGCTCGAAGGTCATCTACAACGTCGACCGACTCGGCCCGGGCGGGAAGGGATACATCGAGCGCGAAGAACACGGCAAGTCCTACCGGACGCGCTTATCGCGGATCGGCGAACTGTGGGTTCGATCCCACTCCAACGACGTGCTCTCAGAGTGA
- a CDS encoding DUF1405 domain-containing protein: MTATSRLPDRTSLPTYFAPVPKVLEDLGLRLAWVVVAINLLGTAFGFWYYSGQFAETAAIMWPWVPDSPLATLFIALAIACWKLGREQAWLTALAFVGNIVLGLWTPFTLLVFADAYAGLHWAMYNFLFWSHLAMVVQALVLYRITDFPLYAVAVAAIWYGSNLVVDYFVPIVGDPHHTTIPVARDTAMFLEADALGVIAAGEVTFTFAAVFLALAIRIKLCELGRLERGRTES; this comes from the coding sequence ATGACAGCGACGAGTCGGTTGCCCGACCGAACCTCACTGCCGACGTATTTCGCGCCGGTTCCAAAGGTTCTCGAGGATCTCGGACTGCGACTGGCGTGGGTCGTCGTCGCGATCAACCTGCTGGGGACCGCGTTCGGCTTCTGGTACTACAGCGGGCAGTTCGCCGAGACCGCGGCGATCATGTGGCCGTGGGTGCCGGACAGCCCGCTGGCGACGCTGTTTATCGCGCTGGCGATCGCCTGCTGGAAGCTCGGGCGCGAACAGGCCTGGCTCACCGCGCTCGCGTTCGTCGGAAACATCGTCCTCGGGCTGTGGACCCCGTTCACCCTGCTGGTCTTCGCCGACGCGTACGCGGGGCTGCACTGGGCGATGTACAACTTCCTGTTCTGGAGCCACCTCGCGATGGTCGTTCAGGCGCTCGTTCTCTATCGCATCACCGACTTTCCGCTTTACGCCGTCGCCGTCGCGGCCATCTGGTACGGCAGCAATCTCGTCGTCGATTACTTCGTCCCGATCGTCGGCGACCCACACCACACGACGATTCCGGTCGCTCGAGACACCGCGATGTTCCTCGAGGCCGACGCGCTGGGAGTCATCGCCGCCGGCGAAGTGACGTTCACGTTCGCCGCCGTTTTCCTCGCGCTGGCGATCCGGATCAAGCTGTGTGAACTGGGCCGGCTCGAGCGCGGGCGAACCGAATCCTGA
- a CDS encoding DUF3311 domain-containing protein, whose translation MSRIELVGWGVVGVGLAVFSVPWFLWGNETVVAGLPIWLWWHVGWMILTAVVFWVFTKRAWGIGIEADVGDVP comes from the coding sequence ATGAGTCGCATCGAACTCGTCGGGTGGGGAGTCGTCGGGGTGGGCCTCGCCGTCTTCTCGGTACCGTGGTTCCTCTGGGGGAACGAGACCGTCGTCGCCGGGCTTCCGATCTGGCTCTGGTGGCACGTCGGGTGGATGATCCTCACCGCGGTCGTCTTCTGGGTCTTCACGAAGCGCGCGTGGGGGATCGGAATCGAAGCCGACGTGGGTGATGTCCCGTGA
- a CDS encoding cytochrome d ubiquinol oxidase subunit II: MTEPVSTPAYAVAWLPEAWFWLLFGVLAIYVVLDGFDFGVGLIYGTRESERERETLHAAFGPIWKANEVWLVLFVTVLFAAFPSVYANLLSRHYLLIFLLLLGVILRGIGVKLREEREGDRWKRYCDYAFVAGSVVSPVVLGAFVVQWVFGAIPLAVAVAGGVTLLGLCFVLGATFLAVKTTDPLRAEMVTYATSSTPVYALWFAATGGVLYAIGSAALEVVALAAAATAVCSLGVVAGARLDADRGAFGSAAGLAVVFVGFLAVQLYPMIDPAADLSIADAVVAPMTLHITTIMAAIFLPIVGAGFVVLYSVFEGVADPEDGY; this comes from the coding sequence ATGACTGAGCCAGTTTCGACCCCCGCCTACGCCGTCGCGTGGCTCCCGGAGGCGTGGTTCTGGCTGCTGTTCGGCGTCCTCGCGATCTACGTCGTCCTCGACGGGTTCGACTTCGGCGTCGGGCTCATCTATGGAACTCGAGAGAGCGAACGCGAGCGCGAGACCCTCCACGCCGCCTTCGGGCCGATCTGGAAGGCCAACGAGGTCTGGCTCGTCCTGTTCGTGACGGTCCTGTTCGCGGCGTTCCCGAGCGTCTACGCGAACCTCCTCTCGCGTCACTACCTGCTGATCTTCCTCCTGCTCTTGGGGGTGATCCTGCGGGGGATCGGCGTCAAACTTCGCGAGGAGCGCGAGGGCGACCGCTGGAAACGCTACTGCGATTACGCGTTCGTGGCGGGCAGCGTCGTCTCGCCGGTCGTCCTCGGCGCGTTCGTCGTCCAGTGGGTGTTCGGCGCGATCCCGCTCGCCGTCGCGGTCGCCGGCGGCGTCACCCTCCTCGGACTCTGTTTCGTCCTCGGCGCGACGTTCCTCGCGGTCAAAACGACCGATCCGCTCCGGGCGGAGATGGTGACCTACGCGACCAGTTCCACGCCGGTCTACGCCCTCTGGTTCGCCGCCACCGGAGGCGTCCTGTACGCCATTGGAAGCGCCGCCCTCGAGGTGGTCGCTCTCGCCGCGGCGGCCACCGCGGTCTGTTCGCTCGGGGTCGTCGCCGGCGCTCGACTGGACGCCGACCGCGGCGCGTTCGGATCGGCGGCCGGGCTGGCGGTCGTCTTCGTCGGCTTTCTCGCCGTGCAGTTGTACCCGATGATCGACCCCGCGGCGGACCTCTCGATCGCCGACGCGGTCGTCGCCCCGATGACGCTTCACATCACGACGATCATGGCGGCGATCTTCCTCCCCATCGTGGGGGCGGGATTCGTCGTACTCTACTCGGTGTTCGAAGGCGTCGCCGATCCGGAAGACGGCTACTGA
- a CDS encoding valine--tRNA ligase: MSAETPNSESGADGERSFEEPDLEGGYEPEAVESRWQRQWVDEDVYAYDGDPKRDPNTVYAIDTPPPTVSGSLHMGHLYGSTLQDFAARFRRMYDGEVLFPFGYDDNGIASERLTEADLDIRHQDFERREFQERCREVCQKYEAEFTEQMQSLGCSIDWNHTYKTIEPRVQRISQLSFIDLYEKGREYRKKAPAIWCPECETAISQVETEDDERHAHFNDIGFELTGENPPREEFVISTTRPELLPACVSVFVHPDDEDNRDLVGETARVPLFGHEVPIIEDDRVDMEKGSGVVMCCTFGDQNDIEWYQAHDLPLRVAIDETATMTDLAGDYEGLSTEEAREAIVEDLDDAGYLRDRREIVHDVGVHERCDTPVEYRVSKQWYVEILDHADEYLEAGEAMEWYPEKMFTRYRHWIEGLEWDWLISRQRDSGIPFPVWYCTDCDHAIIAEKADLPVDPLSDEPPVDSCPECGNDAFEPEEDVFDTWATSSLTPLINAGWDWDEDSESFEMDNPELYPFDLRPQGHDIISFWLFHTIVKCYEHTGEVPFDATLINGHVLDENREKMSKSRGNVVDPDDVLAEYPVDAIRFWAANAAVGDDFPYQEKDLRAGEKLLRKLWNASKLVDTLAPREPDEPAELEAIDRWLLAELDDAIVDLTDYLEEYEFAKARDRLRTFFWNTFCDDYLEIAKTREDNPSTQYALRTAHRTFLELWAPILPHVTEEIWQAIYAGDAAGDADAGSDSGDAGSTAGDDLESIHRRDWPEPRGYDADLAAGETATEVISALRRYKSERQLPLNEELEAVAVYGSISGFENAVRDVMHVADLEVLDEQPEITTEIASIDLDYSTLGPKYGSKVGDIDAGIESGEYEIDDDAGVLRVAGEELEDELFDVSLERTYSGDGEMLETESAVIIVDHDE; encoded by the coding sequence ATGAGCGCGGAGACCCCAAACTCCGAGTCCGGCGCGGACGGCGAACGCTCGTTCGAAGAGCCGGACCTCGAGGGCGGGTACGAGCCGGAAGCGGTCGAATCGCGCTGGCAACGCCAGTGGGTCGACGAGGACGTCTACGCCTACGACGGCGATCCGAAGCGCGATCCGAACACCGTCTACGCCATCGACACCCCGCCGCCGACGGTGTCGGGGAGCCTGCACATGGGCCACCTCTACGGCTCGACGCTGCAGGACTTCGCCGCCCGCTTCCGACGGATGTACGACGGCGAGGTGCTGTTCCCGTTCGGGTACGACGACAACGGCATCGCGAGCGAGCGCCTGACCGAAGCCGATCTGGACATCCGACACCAGGACTTCGAGCGCCGGGAGTTTCAGGAACGCTGCCGGGAAGTCTGCCAGAAGTACGAGGCGGAGTTCACCGAGCAGATGCAGTCGCTCGGCTGTTCGATCGACTGGAATCACACCTACAAGACGATCGAGCCACGCGTCCAGCGCATCTCGCAACTCTCCTTTATCGACCTCTACGAGAAGGGCCGCGAGTACCGCAAGAAAGCGCCCGCGATCTGGTGTCCCGAGTGCGAGACCGCCATCTCGCAGGTCGAGACCGAAGACGACGAGCGCCACGCGCACTTCAACGACATCGGGTTCGAACTCACCGGGGAGAACCCACCGCGCGAGGAGTTCGTCATCTCGACGACTCGACCCGAACTCCTCCCGGCCTGCGTCTCGGTGTTCGTCCACCCCGACGACGAGGACAATCGGGACCTCGTCGGCGAGACGGCGCGCGTTCCGCTGTTCGGCCACGAGGTTCCGATCATCGAAGACGACCGCGTCGACATGGAGAAGGGCAGCGGCGTCGTGATGTGTTGTACCTTCGGCGACCAGAACGACATCGAGTGGTACCAGGCCCACGACTTGCCGCTGCGGGTCGCGATCGACGAGACCGCGACGATGACCGACCTCGCAGGCGACTACGAGGGCCTGTCCACCGAGGAGGCTCGAGAGGCCATCGTCGAGGACCTCGACGACGCGGGATACCTCCGCGACCGGCGCGAGATCGTCCACGACGTCGGCGTCCACGAGCGCTGTGACACCCCCGTCGAGTACCGCGTCTCCAAGCAGTGGTACGTCGAGATCCTAGACCACGCAGACGAGTACCTCGAGGCCGGCGAGGCGATGGAGTGGTATCCCGAGAAGATGTTCACCCGCTATCGCCACTGGATCGAGGGCCTCGAGTGGGACTGGCTGATCTCCCGCCAGCGCGACTCGGGGATCCCGTTCCCTGTCTGGTACTGTACGGACTGCGACCACGCGATCATCGCCGAGAAGGCCGATTTACCCGTCGATCCGCTCTCGGACGAGCCGCCGGTCGACAGCTGTCCCGAGTGTGGCAACGACGCGTTCGAACCCGAAGAGGACGTCTTCGACACGTGGGCGACCTCCTCGCTCACGCCCCTGATCAACGCGGGCTGGGACTGGGACGAAGACAGCGAGTCCTTCGAGATGGACAACCCCGAACTCTACCCGTTCGATCTGCGCCCGCAGGGCCACGACATCATCTCCTTCTGGCTGTTCCACACAATCGTCAAGTGCTACGAGCACACCGGCGAAGTGCCCTTCGACGCGACGCTGATCAACGGCCACGTGTTAGACGAGAACCGCGAGAAGATGTCCAAGTCCCGCGGCAACGTCGTCGATCCCGACGACGTGCTCGCGGAGTACCCCGTCGACGCCATCCGCTTTTGGGCGGCAAACGCCGCCGTCGGCGACGACTTTCCCTACCAAGAGAAAGACCTCCGGGCGGGCGAGAAGCTCCTCCGGAAGCTCTGGAACGCCTCGAAGCTCGTCGACACGCTCGCGCCGCGCGAGCCCGACGAACCGGCCGAACTCGAGGCGATCGACCGGTGGCTGCTCGCGGAGTTAGACGACGCAATCGTCGACCTCACCGACTATCTCGAGGAGTACGAGTTCGCCAAAGCCCGCGACCGCCTGCGGACGTTCTTCTGGAACACCTTCTGTGACGACTACCTCGAGATCGCGAAGACCCGGGAGGACAACCCATCGACCCAGTACGCGCTGCGAACGGCCCACCGGACCTTCCTCGAGCTGTGGGCACCGATCCTCCCCCACGTCACCGAGGAGATCTGGCAGGCGATCTACGCGGGCGACGCGGCTGGGGACGCTGACGCAGGGTCGGATTCTGGCGACGCGGGATCCACCGCTGGCGACGACCTCGAGAGCATCCACCGGCGAGACTGGCCCGAACCGCGCGGGTACGACGCCGACCTCGCGGCCGGCGAGACGGCCACTGAGGTCATCTCGGCGCTCAGACGCTACAAGAGCGAGCGCCAGCTGCCGCTCAACGAGGAGCTCGAGGCCGTCGCCGTCTACGGGTCGATTTCCGGCTTCGAGAACGCGGTCCGGGACGTGATGCACGTCGCCGACCTCGAGGTGCTCGACGAGCAACCGGAGATCACGACTGAGATCGCCTCGATCGATCTGGATTACTCGACGCTCGGGCCGAAATACGGCTCGAAGGTCGGCGACATCGACGCGGGGATCGAAAGTGGCGAGTACGAGATCGACGACGATGCGGGCGTCTTGCGCGTCGCCGGCGAAGAACTCGAGGACGAGTTGTTCGACGTCTCGCTCGAGCGAACCTACTCGGGCGACGGCGAGATGCTCGAGACCGAATCGGCGGTCATCATCGTCGACCACGACGAGTAG